The Geotoga petraea genome includes the window TTTTTCTTATTATTTAAAATATCGTAATCTATAATTTTGTTTGCGTAAAAATCCATTATAGTAATTCATGTAATATATTAATGGGGCCTTATATATGGGTCCCTATTTTTTATTTTATAAATCATCAACGGAGGTATAGAAATGTATTACGATAAAAAAGCGGAAATAGAAGTCGAGGTAAATGAAAAAAAGTATAGCTTGAAAAAATTGAAAAGAGTTCATGATATTTTGGAAAATGGATTTGGCTCTTACAAAGTTATTATAGCTGAGGATTTAGTATCTGATGAACCTGAAGATTGGTATTCTGAAGTTTTTTTAACAGAAAATTTTAAAAGTCTTGACTTAGAAAATATGAAAGTTGATTTATATTATACATATTCAATGGGAAGGAAAAATGAAAAAATAGTTTGGGGAATAACAACTTTTGAAGAAGATCCTTTAACTTATATTGGAGCAATTGAAGAAAAAAAATAATGCCTGTAAAAGGCATTATTTTAATATATACTCTTCAAAAACTCGTTTTATTAAATTTTTGTTTTTTAAAATATCTTCGTGAACAGTATTTTCATAAAAAGTTTTATCTATGGTTGGTCCTTCATAACCTTCGAGCATTTGGCTATCCAATGTTACAGCCCCATCATTGTTAATCATGTCTTCATCTTCAATTCCAGCAACCTCTGAGAATGCTTTCAAAACAGAATAAGTGAAGTTAAAATGAGGTTTTGATGTATATTGGTTTATTTGAGAAAGGAAAATAATTGTTTTTTCTAAATACATGTCTTCATCGTTCAGTTTTTTGATTTTATCATTTATTTTAAAGATCGAGTCGTTAAAAGGAATATTCGAATACAGTTTATTCTCTAAAGCAGATAGATACTCTTGGTTTACATAGTTTATAGACATACCACCTTGAAAAGTGTCTAAAATGCCGTATTCAGAAAATAAAACTGGGAACAAAAGAGGGTTTTTTCTCATAATTGTTTCTATTTCAGTACTTATATCTAAAGGTTTTTTATCTATTATACTATTTATAGTTTTGGTCAAAATACTGTACAAAGGTTCAACTATATCCAAACTGAAAGTGTAGTTCGAAATCAATTCTGAATAAAATAGTTGAGGTAAATTTTGGAAAGGAGATCCCTTGTTTACTGCATTAATAGTTATTATTTTTTCTATATTTGGCCTATATTGAACGTTAGCAGCATATCTCGCTACTAATCCACCCATTGAATGGCCGATCAAATATATTTCCTTATAACCATTTTCATCAAAAAAACCATTTTCATCCATTATTTTGTTTAATTGTTCTCCAAATTCTTCTGCTGTCATAGAATGTGTATCGTAAATAAACTCATAATAATCAAAATTCTCGAATTTTTCTGGATTTTTATATATATATTCGAACCAACTATTGAAGTAATCGAACCTTCTGTTATATCTCCATGGAAAATCTCCATTATTATTATAATCCTGATCTAATCTCACAAATTGGAGGCCGTGAATGAATATTACTGCCTTATCTTTTAGCTCAACACCAGACGCATTGTTCATCAATTTTTCCGGCATTCTATACGATACCTCATTTCTGGTGATATAATCGTCTATTACGAAAAGATCTTGCTTGAAAGTCATGTTCTTTTGATAAGGTTTTTGTTTCCAAAGTTCTGCATAAGAAGGTACTTTTTTATAATCTTTGTAGAATAGTTTTACCTTCATATTTTGTATTACTGGAATGTTCAAAAAATTTTCTGAAAAAATTTCAAAAAAAGTGGGGTATATGTTTTCGTACTCATCTCTTGTCAATTCTTTAGATATCACTGGGTAGTATTTTTCATTTCTTCTTATTGCAAAATCTCTGTATATTTTATTTTCGTAGAACACTTTCATATATTTAGGAAAGTCAAAAGCCTCTTTTCCAGTATGTTTTATACCAAACGGAAAAATAACATCTTTTATGTTAGACGTGGATTGTGAAGTTACACTTTTTAAAATCGTCAAATTTTCCGGCCTAAAATATGAAATATCTATAAATGAATTTTCCCCATCTTCAATAGAATAAATCAGAGTGTTAAATCCTTCAATAAAAGATTTTTTGTATATTTTTAACTCAACATCCTCACCACGAAAAATCGCTTCATCAGCTTGAGAGTTAAAGAATTTTATATAAATATTTTTACTATCTGCATAACTTCCTTGGCTAGATATTGCCCTAATATAAGCTTTATAGTCTATTCCTTCTTTTAACTCAATATCTATGTTATTCACATTTGGTTCTAAAATAAAAGAGGCAATCCTGTTTCCTTCAACATCATCTAAAAAAACAATGACGTTCTTTCCTATAAAGTTGTTTTTCCAGCTTAAATTAGCCTTGTTTTTTTCAATAAAACTGAGTTTTATGTTTGAAGGCTCGGGAATGTTGAACTCCTTATTGAAATCTTTTTCGGGCATGAAAAAAAATACACCTAACCCAACAGTTATTGCAGTAACTAAAGCTATGTATAGTTTTTCCATGTTTTCACCTCTTATAATATTTGCATTTCTTTTGTGTAATTGTTTAGAACTTCCACTCCTGTTTCAGTGACTAATACCAAATCTTCAATTCTTACACCAAATTGATTTGGTATATATATACCAGGCTCTATTGAAAAAATCATTCCTGGTTGAACAACCATATTGTTGTTTTCACTTACAAAAGGCCATTCGTGAGCGTTTATGCCAATAGAGTGGCCTGTTCTATGAGTAAAAAAATCTCCATAACCCTTTTTTTCTATATATTTTCTTGCAGCTAAATCTATCTCAGAAAATTTAACTCCAGGTTTTACACTTTCTATTGCTTTTAAATTAGCCTGTAAAACTATGTCATACACTCTTCTTGCGGTATCTCCTGGTTCACCATAAAAAACAGTTCTTGTCATATCTGAACAATATCGGTCTTTTATGCCCCCTATGTCTATTATCACAGAATCTCCATTTTTTAATTTTGTGATATTGCTTTCGTGATGAGGTTCTCCACAGCTTCCCCCAAATGCTACTAACGGGGAAAAGCTGACTCCAGAAAAACCTATTTTGTTGATTATGTTTTCTGCCGCTCTTGCGACATATTTTTCTGGCAGCATTTCTGGTATAAGATCAATAACCTCTTCAATAGCTTGGTCGTTAAGTTTAGAACTTTCTCTCATCTTTTTGATCTCATCTGGAGTTTTGATCATTCTCAATTCATCAATAAATATTGATTTATCTACAGGAATTATACTTTTCATATTCATTAACTTTATGAGAAAATGGGAAGGCCAATTTTTATCGATAGCAATATTCTTGTTTTTTTGTATAAATTCTGAGAGTATTTTTACGGGATCGTCTGAATCTGAATAATAAACTATATTTAAATTCTCAGTTTCAATGGGGAATAATTTATTAACTAATAGTATTGGTTGTGTGTTGGTATCAATCAAAAGAGCTAACAATCTTTCCCCTGATTCTATCCATTCACCTGTCAAATAGAAAATATCTTCTGTGGAACCAACAATATATTGCGATATTTCATCTTTTCTCATTTTTTCAATTAATTTTTCAATTTGTTTGTTCATATTTCACACTCCTATTCTCACACAGTTTTATTAAATAATTATAAGAAAAATCCTTCAATTAAATAATAGCACAAATTATCAAAAAACCTTTAATATTAATGTTTGTATCATATAACATATAAGCCCTCATATTAAAAAAATAAAGGTTTTAAATTCACATATTTGTATCAAACTTTAACTTTTTATTTATGCTATAATTAGTTAAGGTGATGATTCTTATCGACTACAAAATATGGAGGGATTTTTATGAAATCGTTGAGAGGGAAAATGGTACTCTTGATAGTAGTAATTTCCGCAATACCTTTAGTTCTACTAACAATATACAACGCTTATTCATTTTATAACCAAAAGGTTGAAGATGTAGATGTCTTACTACAAACAAGAAATGTGAGCTCTAAAGATTTTTTTGATAATTATTTGGAAACTCTTGAAAGTATGATAAATTATATTTCTGAAGATGCCAACGTTCAGGGTGCTTATTCAAATGAGTTTGATGAAAGACAGTGGATGTTGATTAACTTTCAAAATATCTATGAGTCTTATGATCAAGTTAGAGCGGCTTATATTGGTTTGAGAGATAAAACAATGTTGATAAAACCAGACCAAAATTTACCAAGTGATTATGACCCTACTGCAAGACCTTGGTATTCAGGAGCGGTTAAAAACAGAGGGGAAATCTTTATTACCGACCCATATTCTGACGCTTCGATTGGAGATACCCTAATAACTATGTCAAAAGCAATAGTTTCAAGCGGTCAAGTTGTTGGTGTTTTGGGGTTAGATTTATCTATGCAGGCTTTAGTAAAAGTAGTTTCACAAGAAACTGAATATAAATCAAACTATTCTTTCATTGTCAACAAAAAGGGTATAACACTTGTTCATCCAAATAGTGAAAACATAGGATTGGATGTATCAAACGAAGAATTTTTTACTCAAAGAGAAGGTAATTCAGGGAAAATAACATATACATATAATGGAGTCGATAAAATAGCTTATTTTTCAACAATGAATAGCACAGGGTGGTATGTTTATTCTGTAGTTGATGAAGAAGAAGTGTTACAAGAACCATTTTCCATTATAACCACTTTAATAATTTTTTCAATTATAGTTATAGTTGTGGCACTGCTAATTGGAATTATTTTTATGAGGAGATCTATCACTAATCCAATAGAGAATTTAAGTAAAAACATAACCAAATTTGGAAAAGGAGATCTTACCACAAAATTTTTTTCTAATAGCAACGATGAGATAGGAATAATGGCTGATGAACTTAATGAGATGGGAGATAATCTAAGACATACTATATCTGCGATAGTAGAAGCATCAGATCAGATAAATTCATCATCTGCTGATTTAGCAAGTGTAGCAGAAGAAGCTTCAGCAACTTCAGAAGAATTGAATTCACAAGTTGAGACTATAGAAAGGAATGCTGAAGATGCGTCAGCTTCAGTGCAAGAGGTTACAAGTGGAGTAGAAGAGGTAGCAGCAAGTGCACAATCGTTATCTAAAGCTGCACAAAGTTTATCTCATTCTGCAGAAAATACAAATAATGCCGCAAACAATGGTGCGACAAAAATAAGAAATATAAACGCTAAAATAGATGATGCAAATCAGAAATCAAAAGCTACAGAAGAACAGGTCGAAACTTTGGCCAAAAAAGCGGAAAATGTTGGTCAAATTGTAGAAACAATAAACTCAATTACAGAGCAAACCAACTTATTGGCACTTAATGCTGCAATAGAAGCAGCGAGGGCAGGAGAAGCTGGAAAAGGATTTGCAGTAGTAGCAGATGAAATAAGAAAATTGGCAGAAGAAAGTGGCGGAGCAACAGAAGAAATAGCAAAGATACTACAAGAGATCAAAAAGAGCACGCAAGATGTTTCCACTTCATCTTCAGATACGGTTACTTATATGAACGAAATAAACAAGGAAATGGATGAAATAGCAGAAGAATTTGAAACAATATTAAAACAAATAGATGAAATAAACAGCGGAATAGAAAACATGACAGCAACTTCTCAAGAACAGAGTGCTTCAGCTGAAGAAATGAGTGCAGCTATGGATAAAGTAGCAAAAACAGTTTCAGACATAAGTGAACAAATATCTCAAGCTACTGAGTCAATAAACAATCAAGCTGAAGGAGCACAACAAACAAGTGCTAATTCAGAAGAACTATCTGCTCTTTCGGAGAATCTTACACAACAGATCAATAAATTTAAAATTTGATAAAATTTACCAATCAAAGAGGCCTTCATTTTGAAGGCCTCTTTGATTAATATTTAGCATTATGAGTCGTTTTTGTTTAAATCATTATGTTGGATGATTCTATTTTTCCCAATATTTTTTGCTTTTAAAAGAGCTTCTTCGGCTTCATTAATAAAAGCATCGATTTCCATTATGTTTGTAGGGATTTCCGTTGAAGTTCCAATGGAAACAGTTATATGGTTTGCTACTTCTGATTTTTTGTGCTCAATTTTTAATTTTTCAATAGAACTTTTCATATTGTTAGCAACAACATTTGCACCAGGCTTATCAGTATCTGGCAAAACAGCAGCAAATTTTTCTCCAGCATACCTAAAAATATGATCAGTTGATCTTCTCAAACAACTCTTCAATGCATTAGATACTTTTACTATAACTTCGTCTCCCTTTAAATGGCCATATTCATCGTTGTAATTTTTAAAATTATCAATGTCAATTATTATAATAGATAATGGATATTTTTTTCTCTTTGCCAAGTTCCATTCTCTTTCGATAATTTCTTCGAATAACCTTAAGTTTTGAATCCCTGTAAGAGGGTCGTAAAAAGATAATTTTTCTATTTTTTTGTTTAATTTTTCGAGATAATTGCTATTCTCTTGAGATTCTTCAATATGTTGCCTAATTAGTTGTTTGGTTTTGTTTTCAAATTTTCCCCTAATTCTTATCATAAGAAAATAAACTAAAGACAAGATGAAAAGCAGAGATAGTATTATATAAAAAAAGATGGCATAATTTGTGGTAAAAATGTTATATGAAATTGAAAATTTTATATTTTTTTCTCCTCCTACCCACTTTTTTGTTTTGTCTATAGTTTGTATTTTTAAATTATAATCCCCTTGCTGTATGTTGGGTAATTTTATTGATTTTTCATCTATATAGTTCCATTCTCCATCACTTTCAAATCTATATCTTACTAAAACATCGTTTTTATAATCAGCATAATCAAAAGAAATCTCAACATTGCCTTTTTTAAAATTGTATTTTTCATCTTCATTGTATTTATAAATAGTGCCGTTAGATTCAATTTTTTCTATTACCAAAGGATGAAATAAAACATTTGGGTTGATATCTTCTATATAGAAACTAGTTAAAGAATTTTCGGTTAAGAAAAAAGCTTCATTTGTTTTTGTAATATATGAGTCTTTTGAAAAGTTGTTTATATATACTCCTTCATCAAAATCATACTCTATATATCTCTTTTCCAAAGGGAAAAAACGATAAATAGAATGTTTTGTTGAAAACCAAATATTTCCATATCTATCTGCTTGAACTTCTGATACAGGGAAATCGCTAATAATTGTACTAAATTCTTTTGTTTCTGTGTTGTAAGATGTAATACCGTAATCGTCAGATATGTAAACAATTTTGTTAGAATACGCTAAGTCGTTAAAAAAGGAAATTGGGGTATCATTAACAATTTCAAATAATTCATTTTTGATATCATATTCTATAAGCTCATCTTCAGTGGTCATTCCCCAAATTTTATTTTCATGACCTATTAAAGATATTATATTATCTACATTTTTTATAAGTAGGAGCTCATTTTCCAGCTTGTATAAACCATCATTTAAAGTTATAAAATAGTTTTGGTTTGTGTCTATAAAGACATCAGTTATAACCTTTTCCGTTTTTAGTACTTTTGTAGTAGAATAATCTTTCTTATTAAAAATATAGATTTCTTTGTCTGTCAATAATAAAATCTTATCATTGTTATTTTTGATTGAAAGAATATCTTTATCTAAACCAATAAAGATATCTTCCCACGTTTCTGCGAAAGAATTGTAAACTTTTAAATCTTTACCATTTGCAATCCAGATAAAACCATCTTCATCCACAACCATCGATTCAAAAGAAGAATTATCAAAAAGAAATGTTTCAAATCTTGAGTTCACATTTATTCTGGATAAATTGTATTTATCATTTGAGAACCAGAGAAAATCACCGTTATCTTTGAATAAATAGTTAACGGGAAAACCAATATCAAATTCTTCTAATTCAAAGTCATATAGTTTTGCTCTTTTCAGACCATTGCTATGAGCTATCCATAAAAAGTCTTCATAAATCAAAAAATCGTTGATTTCTATATCCTCTTCTTGCTTAACAATATTTTTAGTGGATAAATTCATTGAAAACAAAGAATCATCAGTGTAAAACCACAACGTGTCATAAGTGAAAATAAGGTTTTTAATTTCTTGACCACCCATAAATTTTAAGTAAGAATCATCAGAAGGGTTATATTCCAAAAGGCCTTTATCAGTCGCCAAAAAGTAAATAGAATCGATAATTCCCATTTTGTTTATTGAGTAAGATTCTAATTTTTCGCTAACTGATTGATAACTTTGTGACGTTTTGTCGAAAGTTATCAACCCTTTTTGAGTTGATAAAAGAAGTGTGTTCTCTTTATTTTGTGTTATATTGTATATCTCGTTGTTTTTCAAAGGGTACAAACTGTAAGACTCATATCTTTCGTTATAATGAAGTAATCCAAAATTAGTAGCAAGCCAAAAATTACTCGAAAAGTCTTGAAAAAAATAGTTTAATTTAATTTTATCTTTGTTTTCAAATTTTTTTACTACATCCTCACCGTTGTATTTATAAAGGTTGTACTCATCTATAAACCAAATAAAGTCATTTTGATCTTGTAGAATTTGTTTGATACTACCAATTTGAGCAAATTCATCTTCAAATGGGTAATTATTTATATAAATATTATTTGAAAATAAAAATGTAGTGAGGAAAATAAAAAATAAAAAAATAATTTTTTTCATAAACTACTCCTTAAGCGAAATACTGTTAATAAATTATAACATTTTTTAAAAAAATAGCCATATCAAACACATTACGACTATTTCAGAATTTTATACAAAAAAATGTTATCTTCATTTTCTTCAAAACCCTGTTTTTTATAAAAATATTCAGCTGGGGTTCCCTTCCCAGTGTTTAAAATAATTCCCTTTACGCCTTCATTTATCAACTCATTTTGAATATAATCCATGAACGCTACACCAAACCCTTCACCTTGAAAAGAAGGGCTGACGCCATATTCGTGAACCATATACTCATCTCCAGACCACCATTTTCTTATATCACCGAGTGAGAAAGCTATTATATGTTCTTTTTTATTCATAACCAAAAAGCCCCTAAAATAAGGTGCTCCGATATAGCCTTTTAAATATTCTTTGGCTTTATCTAAAGAAGGCCATCTATCATTCCAAGGATCTTGAGAAAAAACATCTATAAAAGTTTTTGCAACTTTATCTATATATTTTTCTTCGTATCGTTTGTAAATATATTCACCCATTAAAACCCCTCCAACTAATATGCTTTCTACATTTTTTATAAAAAGCTTAATAGTTAACATTATTAATTATATCATTTTAATAACAATATTTAATATATTTTAATCACTCATATATTTATTTTTTGTTATTATAAAGCTATTCAAATAGGTAAAATCTTATTAATATATCGCTTGTTTAATTAATTCAGGAGATTTTGTTGTATAATATTATTTAAAGAACAAAATATTTAGGAGCTGAAGATTTATGAACGAATTATCAAAACAAATAACAGACCATTTGGGTCAAGGTTTAGTGATACTTGACTTAAATGGTAATTTTAAATTTTACAATAAAAAATTCTTGGAAATGGTTGAATATTCTCCTAAAGAATTAGATAAAATTAATCTATTTTCTGTAGCATCAAAAATACATGGAGCCAATTTAAAAGAAAAATTTAATAAAAGATTAAAAGGTGAAAAAGAACCATACGAAGCTATACTGACCTCAAAAACAGATAAAGAAATTCCCGTGCTTATATCAGGAGCACCTTATTACGACGAAAAAGGTGATTTAATTGGTGTGATAAGTTTGTTAACAGATATTACTAAGTCAAAGAAATTAGAAAAACAGTTAACCAAAGCTGCTGAAGAAGCGAGGAAAGCAAACGAAGCAAAAAGTAAGTTTTTAGGAAACATTTCCCATGAGATAAAGAACCCTTTAAATGGAATGATTGGAATTATAGATCTTTTGAGGGAGTCTACTCAGTCAAAAGAAGACGAAGAACTTTTAAAAACTATGAGAGAATCGTCTTATCATATATTAAATTTGTTGGATGAGCTTATGGATTTATCAAAGATCGAGGCAAACAAAATGGATTTAGATTCCATAAAATTCTCTCCTCTCAAAATCTATAATTCGCTTTATTTATCTTATAAGTCAAATTTATATTCAAAAAATATTGATTTCGAAGTAGATTATGATAAAAATATTCCTGATAATCTTTTTGGAGACCCAATAAAATTAAGGCAGATTTTGGATAACTTACTGTCAAACTCATTCAAATTTACAAAAAATGGAAAAGTTAGTATGTTGTTTTCATTAGAAAGCTTAAAAGGTAATATTGCTAACCTAAAAATAACTATTTTAGATACGGGAATAGGTATAAATGAAAGCAATTTAGAAAAGATATTTGAAGCTTTTTCCCAAGGAGACTTATCAACAAAAGATCAATTTGGGGGAACAGGATTAGGTCTTTTTATAGTAAAAAAACTTGTTGAGTTAATGAACGGTGAAATAAAAATTGAAAGTGAAAAAGGCAAAGGAACAAAAGTAGTTGTTAAACTGCCTTTTAAAATATATAGCGAACCTCTTAAAAAGGACGAAAAGGGAGATTCAATATAAAAGTGCTGTACATAGATGATAAAAAAATAAATGTATTGGATATAAAAATTTTCTAAACAACCGTTAGATAGATTTGAGTATTTCACGTAATTTCTCTTCCAAAGAGTTGTAAGAAAAATGTTTTTTTGCCAATTTGAAATTTGTTTCAATGTAATCATAAGCTTTCTCTCTGTTGAACAATACTTCGAGGATTTCTTTAGATGCAGATGTGATTATATCATCTGGTATCATGTAGAAATCTTCTTTTTTTTCTGTCTTGTTTCCCAAGCTGATAGTTTTAAACCCTAAAGGCTCTATATCAACATCGTATACAGGATAATTAAAAACAAGTATGGGTTTTTTTGCAAAAACAGCTTCTAAAAATTGATTTCCAAACCCTTCTTTAACACTTGGATAAGTGACAAAATCGGAAATGGCATAAAAATCCCAAAGAGAAAAAATTCCCTCACTTTCATTTCTTTCATCTTCACACATTTCTTCTGCCAAAATCATGTCAACATTTTTTTTATTTGCATATTTAACAAGTTTTTCTGTGTATGCTTCTTCTTCATTGAGCCCTGGTAAAACTAAGTATATCTTGCTGTTCTCATCGATCTTTTTTCC containing:
- a CDS encoding alpha/beta fold hydrolase; its protein translation is MEKLYIALVTAITVGLGVFFFMPEKDFNKEFNIPEPSNIKLSFIEKNKANLSWKNNFIGKNVIVFLDDVEGNRIASFILEPNVNNIDIELKEGIDYKAYIRAISSQGSYADSKNIYIKFFNSQADEAIFRGEDVELKIYKKSFIEGFNTLIYSIEDGENSFIDISYFRPENLTILKSVTSQSTSNIKDVIFPFGIKHTGKEAFDFPKYMKVFYENKIYRDFAIRRNEKYYPVISKELTRDEYENIYPTFFEIFSENFLNIPVIQNMKVKLFYKDYKKVPSYAELWKQKPYQKNMTFKQDLFVIDDYITRNEVSYRMPEKLMNNASGVELKDKAVIFIHGLQFVRLDQDYNNNGDFPWRYNRRFDYFNSWFEYIYKNPEKFENFDYYEFIYDTHSMTAEEFGEQLNKIMDENGFFDENGYKEIYLIGHSMGGLVARYAANVQYRPNIEKIITINAVNKGSPFQNLPQLFYSELISNYTFSLDIVEPLYSILTKTINSIIDKKPLDISTEIETIMRKNPLLFPVLFSEYGILDTFQGGMSINYVNQEYLSALENKLYSNIPFNDSIFKINDKIKKLNDEDMYLEKTIIFLSQINQYTSKPHFNFTYSVLKAFSEVAGIEDEDMINNDGAVTLDSQMLEGYEGPTIDKTFYENTVHEDILKNKNLIKRVFEEYILK
- a CDS encoding M24 family metallopeptidase yields the protein MNKQIEKLIEKMRKDEISQYIVGSTEDIFYLTGEWIESGERLLALLIDTNTQPILLVNKLFPIETENLNIVYYSDSDDPVKILSEFIQKNKNIAIDKNWPSHFLIKLMNMKSIIPVDKSIFIDELRMIKTPDEIKKMRESSKLNDQAIEEVIDLIPEMLPEKYVARAAENIINKIGFSGVSFSPLVAFGGSCGEPHHESNITKLKNGDSVIIDIGGIKDRYCSDMTRTVFYGEPGDTARRVYDIVLQANLKAIESVKPGVKFSEIDLAARKYIEKKGYGDFFTHRTGHSIGINAHEWPFVSENNNMVVQPGMIFSIEPGIYIPNQFGVRIEDLVLVTETGVEVLNNYTKEMQIL
- a CDS encoding methyl-accepting chemotaxis protein encodes the protein MKSLRGKMVLLIVVISAIPLVLLTIYNAYSFYNQKVEDVDVLLQTRNVSSKDFFDNYLETLESMINYISEDANVQGAYSNEFDERQWMLINFQNIYESYDQVRAAYIGLRDKTMLIKPDQNLPSDYDPTARPWYSGAVKNRGEIFITDPYSDASIGDTLITMSKAIVSSGQVVGVLGLDLSMQALVKVVSQETEYKSNYSFIVNKKGITLVHPNSENIGLDVSNEEFFTQREGNSGKITYTYNGVDKIAYFSTMNSTGWYVYSVVDEEEVLQEPFSIITTLIIFSIIVIVVALLIGIIFMRRSITNPIENLSKNITKFGKGDLTTKFFSNSNDEIGIMADELNEMGDNLRHTISAIVEASDQINSSSADLASVAEEASATSEELNSQVETIERNAEDASASVQEVTSGVEEVAASAQSLSKAAQSLSHSAENTNNAANNGATKIRNINAKIDDANQKSKATEEQVETLAKKAENVGQIVETINSITEQTNLLALNAAIEAARAGEAGKGFAVVADEIRKLAEESGGATEEIAKILQEIKKSTQDVSTSSSDTVTYMNEINKEMDEIAEEFETILKQIDEINSGIENMTATSQEQSASAEEMSAAMDKVAKTVSDISEQISQATESINNQAEGAQQTSANSEELSALSENLTQQINKFKI
- a CDS encoding ligand-binding sensor domain-containing diguanylate cyclase, whose product is MKKIIFLFFIFLTTFLFSNNIYINNYPFEDEFAQIGSIKQILQDQNDFIWFIDEYNLYKYNGEDVVKKFENKDKIKLNYFFQDFSSNFWLATNFGLLHYNERYESYSLYPLKNNEIYNITQNKENTLLLSTQKGLITFDKTSQSYQSVSEKLESYSINKMGIIDSIYFLATDKGLLEYNPSDDSYLKFMGGQEIKNLIFTYDTLWFYTDDSLFSMNLSTKNIVKQEEDIEINDFLIYEDFLWIAHSNGLKRAKLYDFELEEFDIGFPVNYLFKDNGDFLWFSNDKYNLSRINVNSRFETFLFDNSSFESMVVDEDGFIWIANGKDLKVYNSFAETWEDIFIGLDKDILSIKNNNDKILLLTDKEIYIFNKKDYSTTKVLKTEKVITDVFIDTNQNYFITLNDGLYKLENELLLIKNVDNIISLIGHENKIWGMTTEDELIEYDIKNELFEIVNDTPISFFNDLAYSNKIVYISDDYGITSYNTETKEFSTIISDFPVSEVQADRYGNIWFSTKHSIYRFFPLEKRYIEYDFDEGVYINNFSKDSYITKTNEAFFLTENSLTSFYIEDINPNVLFHPLVIEKIESNGTIYKYNEDEKYNFKKGNVEISFDYADYKNDVLVRYRFESDGEWNYIDEKSIKLPNIQQGDYNLKIQTIDKTKKWVGGEKNIKFSISYNIFTTNYAIFFYIILSLLFILSLVYFLMIRIRGKFENKTKQLIRQHIEESQENSNYLEKLNKKIEKLSFYDPLTGIQNLRLFEEIIEREWNLAKRKKYPLSIIIIDIDNFKNYNDEYGHLKGDEVIVKVSNALKSCLRRSTDHIFRYAGEKFAAVLPDTDKPGANVVANNMKSSIEKLKIEHKKSEVANHITVSIGTSTEIPTNIMEIDAFINEAEEALLKAKNIGKNRIIQHNDLNKNDS
- a CDS encoding GNAT family N-acetyltransferase, whose translation is MGEYIYKRYEEKYIDKVAKTFIDVFSQDPWNDRWPSLDKAKEYLKGYIGAPYFRGFLVMNKKEHIIAFSLGDIRKWWSGDEYMVHEYGVSPSFQGEGFGVAFMDYIQNELINEGVKGIILNTGKGTPAEYFYKKQGFEENEDNIFLYKILK
- a CDS encoding PAS domain-containing sensor histidine kinase, producing the protein MNELSKQITDHLGQGLVILDLNGNFKFYNKKFLEMVEYSPKELDKINLFSVASKIHGANLKEKFNKRLKGEKEPYEAILTSKTDKEIPVLISGAPYYDEKGDLIGVISLLTDITKSKKLEKQLTKAAEEARKANEAKSKFLGNISHEIKNPLNGMIGIIDLLRESTQSKEDEELLKTMRESSYHILNLLDELMDLSKIEANKMDLDSIKFSPLKIYNSLYLSYKSNLYSKNIDFEVDYDKNIPDNLFGDPIKLRQILDNLLSNSFKFTKNGKVSMLFSLESLKGNIANLKITILDTGIGINESNLEKIFEAFSQGDLSTKDQFGGTGLGLFIVKKLVELMNGEIKIESEKGKGTKVVVKLPFKIYSEPLKKDEKGDSI